GAGAGCGGCGGGCAGGTCGCCGGCGCCGACCCGCCGGGCGACGGCGGCCGTGGTGGCGTAGGCGAGGAAGACGAAGACGCTGACGGCGGTGGAGAGCAGGGTGCCGGCGATGGCGAGGCCCGCGAGCTGGGGGGTGCCGAGGTGCCCGACGATGGCGCTGTCGACCATCAGGAAGAGCGGTTCGGCGACAAGGGCGCCGAAGGCCGGCAGGGCGAGCGAGAGGATCTCGCGGTCGTGCCGGCGCAGTGCGGCCTTGGAGCTCGAGGTGGCCTGGGTCATGGGGCCAATCTAATCGTCCACAGGTAAGCGATGCAATGCATGTGTGATCCTTACTTTCATGGGGATCTGGGCTTCGGGTGTGGGCTGTTTGTTCTGATCGCGATCCAGGGGGAAAAGTTTTTCTCCCCCACAGCCCGTGGATGGAAAAGTCGCAGGTCAGAGCCGTAGCCGGGTGAGTGTTATGAGTTTGTCCACATGGCTGTCCCCCGGTCCGTGCACAGGATCCGGCGGCTTATCCACAGCATTGGGGCCTTCACCCACAGAGCCTGTGGATAACCAGATTGGCTGATGCCCCTCGCGGGCCTACCGTGGACCGGCGCCCGACGCGCCAGCAGCGGACGCAAAGCCACTCTTTGATCAAGGCCGTGGCGTAAGAAGGAGTGGCACGGCGAGGTCCGCGGAGCGGACGGGAAGAGGTGGCCTGGTGAGCGTTCCCGAGCCCATGGACGACCCCTGGGCCGACGGCGGACCGAGCGACCGGCTGCCCGTCCGCACCCGGGGCGAAGGCCGCGGGGACGGCCGTGGCGAGGGCCGCGGGCGCGGCCGGGGCCGCGACGAGCAGCATGAGCGCGGCAGCGACGGACCCTGGGACGGCGGACTCTCCGGCTTCGAACGGGTCCCCCCGCAGGACCTCGACGCCGAACAGTCCGTGCTCGGCGGCATGCTGCTCTCCAAGGACGCCATCGCCGACGTCGTGGAGATCATCAAGGGCCACGACTTCTACAAGCCGGCCCACGAGACCGTCTTCGGCGCGATCCTCGACCTCTACGCCAAGGGCGAGCCCGCCGACCCGATCACCGTCGGCGCCGAGCTCACCAAGCGCGGCGAGATCAACCGCGTCGGCGGCGCCTCCTACCTGCACACCCTCGTCCAGTCGGTGCCGACGGCGGCGAACGCCTCGTACTACGCGGAGATCGTCCACGAGCGCGCCGTGCTGCGCCGGCTCGTCGAGGCCGGCACCAAGATCACGCAGATGGGGTACGCGGCCGACGGCGACGTCGACGAGATCGTGAACTCGGCCCAGGCGGAGATCTACAAGGTCACCGAGCAACGGACCACCGAGGACTACCTGCCGCTCGGCGACATCATGGAGGGCGCGCTCGACGAGATCGAGGCGATCGGCTCCCGCAGTGGCGAGATGACCGGTGTGCCCACCGGCTTCAGCGACCTCGACTCGCTCACCAACGGTCTCCATCCCGGTCAGATGATCATCATCGCGGCCCGTCCCGCCATGGGTAAGTCGACGCTCGCCCTCGACTTCGCCCGGGCCGCGTCCATCAAGAACAACCTCCCCAGCGTCATCTTCTCCCTCGAAATGGGCCGCAACGAGATCGCGATGCGTCTGCTGTCCGCCGAGGCCCGGGTCGCCCTGCACCACATGCGCTCCGGCACGATGACCGACGAGGACTGGACCCGGCTCGCCCGCCGCATGCCGGACGTCTCCCAGGCCCCGCTCTACATCGACGACTCCCCGAACCTGTCGATGATGGAGATCCGCGCCAAGTGCCG
The Streptomyces roseofulvus genome window above contains:
- the dnaB gene encoding replicative DNA helicase, translating into MSVPEPMDDPWADGGPSDRLPVRTRGEGRGDGRGEGRGRGRGRDEQHERGSDGPWDGGLSGFERVPPQDLDAEQSVLGGMLLSKDAIADVVEIIKGHDFYKPAHETVFGAILDLYAKGEPADPITVGAELTKRGEINRVGGASYLHTLVQSVPTAANASYYAEIVHERAVLRRLVEAGTKITQMGYAADGDVDEIVNSAQAEIYKVTEQRTTEDYLPLGDIMEGALDEIEAIGSRSGEMTGVPTGFSDLDSLTNGLHPGQMIIIAARPAMGKSTLALDFARAASIKNNLPSVIFSLEMGRNEIAMRLLSAEARVALHHMRSGTMTDEDWTRLARRMPDVSQAPLYIDDSPNLSMMEIRAKCRRLKQRNGLKLVIIDYLQLMQSGGSKRQESRQQEVSDMSRNLKLLAKELELPVIALSQLNRGPEQRTDKKPMVSDLRESGSIEQDADMVILLHREDAYEKESPRAGEADIIVGKHRNGPTATITVAFQGHYSRFVDMAQT